One genomic region from uncultured Tateyamaria sp. encodes:
- a CDS encoding RbsD/FucU family protein, producing the protein MLKGLDNRLNAEVLFALRAMGHGDVLVVADTNFPSDQVARSTVLGELLRMDNLTAAEAAEAILSVMPLDTFVDDFAGRMEIVDNPDEIPPVQAEVQEVIDTAEGRERPMVSIERFDFYDLAREAYAVIQTGERRFYGCFMFRKGVIPPEE; encoded by the coding sequence ATGCTCAAAGGACTCGACAATAGGCTGAATGCGGAGGTGCTCTTCGCACTCAGGGCGATGGGGCACGGAGACGTCCTTGTCGTTGCTGACACTAACTTCCCCTCCGATCAGGTCGCCCGGTCCACGGTGTTGGGCGAGTTGCTGCGCATGGACAACCTGACAGCTGCCGAAGCCGCGGAAGCTATCTTGAGCGTGATGCCACTCGATACATTTGTCGACGACTTTGCGGGCCGAATGGAGATTGTCGATAACCCGGACGAGATTCCGCCGGTGCAGGCCGAGGTTCAGGAGGTAATAGACACCGCCGAAGGACGCGAACGTCCCATGGTCAGCATCGAGCGTTTCGATTTTTACGACCTTGCCCGCGAGGCCTATGCGGTCATCCAAACGGGTGAACGCCGTTTCTACGGCTGCTTCATGTTCCGCAAGGGCGTCATTCCCCCGGAGGAGTAA
- the ugpC gene encoding sn-glycerol-3-phosphate ABC transporter ATP-binding protein UgpC, which yields MANVTIRTLRKSYGELEVIHGLDIDIADGEFVVLVGPSGCGKSTLLRMIAGLEDITSGEIRIADKLVNNLPPAERDIAMVFQNYALYPHKTVAANMAFALRMRRMPKAEVKERVEKAAEVLGLTPYLDRYPRALSGGQRQRVAMGRAIVRDPQVFLFDEPLSNLDAKLRVQMRAEIRELHQRLSTTTVYVTHDQIEAMTMADKIVVLRDGHVAQIGTPLELYDKPANAFVAEFIGSPSMNLLDATLQHRDGEIWAEVDGARFPIGGGRDAGDGRPVKLGIRPENLLPDNDGLPAEVAVVEQTGSETHIILRANGSELTTVLRDRREFKPGQQIYLRPESGAVHLFDPSNGARID from the coding sequence ATGGCGAACGTGACGATCAGGACTTTGAGGAAGTCCTACGGTGAGTTGGAGGTTATCCACGGGCTGGACATCGACATCGCCGACGGTGAGTTCGTGGTGCTGGTCGGACCCTCGGGATGCGGAAAGTCAACGCTCCTGCGGATGATTGCCGGACTGGAAGACATCACGTCCGGTGAGATCAGGATTGCAGACAAACTGGTCAACAACCTGCCACCCGCTGAGCGCGACATCGCAATGGTGTTTCAGAACTATGCGCTTTATCCACACAAGACGGTCGCTGCAAACATGGCCTTCGCTCTGCGCATGCGGAGGATGCCCAAGGCCGAGGTGAAAGAGCGCGTCGAAAAGGCGGCAGAGGTGCTTGGGCTGACGCCATATCTGGACCGGTATCCACGCGCGCTGTCTGGCGGCCAGCGGCAGCGGGTCGCGATGGGCCGCGCGATTGTGCGCGATCCTCAGGTTTTCTTGTTTGACGAACCGTTGTCCAACCTTGATGCAAAACTCCGCGTTCAAATGCGTGCCGAGATCCGGGAGTTGCATCAGCGGCTATCGACGACGACTGTCTATGTCACACATGATCAGATTGAAGCGATGACGATGGCGGACAAGATCGTTGTTTTGCGCGATGGCCATGTCGCCCAGATCGGCACACCGCTTGAACTCTATGACAAGCCCGCGAACGCATTCGTCGCCGAGTTCATCGGTTCGCCATCCATGAATCTGCTGGACGCGACGCTGCAGCATCGCGACGGTGAAATCTGGGCCGAAGTCGACGGCGCGCGCTTCCCGATTGGCGGCGGGCGCGATGCGGGGGACGGGCGTCCGGTGAAGCTGGGCATAAGGCCGGAGAACCTCTTGCCGGACAATGACGGGTTGCCCGCTGAAGTCGCCGTTGTCGAGCAAACCGGCTCGGAAACCCACATCATCCTGCGCGCGAACGGCTCCGAATTGACAACCGTGTTGCGTGACAGGCGCGAGTTCAAACCGGGGCAGCAAATCTACCTGAGGCCGGAGAGCGGCGCCGTGCATCTCTTTGACCCCTCAAATGGCGCACGGATTGATTGA
- a CDS encoding extracellular solute-binding protein — MSRRQMLKGAASVGAVAAVGGAVPKAVLADGHANLRAELLAIPGVGQGSPTDADWQKVGALTLGPTKERVEEGEFEGVELTFMGLNNQNLHNFLFRGFLKPWEAYTGAKINWIDLAQADYNPRLQQAIATGTVDFDIVEMGAPFEGDTAGKGLLDEMPGWVKEQIEADDLVDYLKEPVGTWDGKTYRITIDGDCHTFAYRTDYFGDGGIGGAEVPRTWQQINQVTKDLVGKEDPLTGLPAHGYLDPLKGWGGFGMYFILNRAAAYAKHPDDPAWLFDPDTMKPRVNNPGFVQAIQDVLDLIAADAYPTDQINADPGTTAFQQFLAGTGSMLMWWGDVGSSARTSDTSVVGDVVGFGINPASERRYNAAADAWEEEMNEAPQMAYIGWGIYVTNRVSGDEKKRKAAWSAAAHLGGKDLSLWTSAYPSGFQPYRNSHFQFEEWEAAGYDRAYVEDYLGSNADSYNHPNAAIEPRIPGIFQYYSVAEDELAKGFAGQYGSAQETADAIAAAWEEITDQIGRDSQIALYKASLGI; from the coding sequence ATGAGTCGCCGCCAAATGCTGAAGGGCGCAGCGAGCGTAGGCGCCGTTGCGGCCGTTGGCGGTGCGGTGCCCAAGGCTGTACTGGCCGACGGTCATGCCAACCTGAGGGCTGAGCTTTTGGCCATTCCCGGCGTGGGACAGGGATCGCCCACAGACGCCGACTGGCAGAAGGTCGGCGCGTTGACACTGGGGCCGACAAAAGAACGCGTTGAGGAAGGCGAGTTCGAAGGTGTCGAGCTGACCTTCATGGGCCTCAACAACCAGAACCTGCACAATTTCCTGTTTCGCGGATTTCTGAAGCCCTGGGAGGCCTACACCGGAGCCAAGATTAACTGGATCGACCTCGCGCAGGCTGACTACAACCCACGTCTCCAGCAGGCAATTGCCACCGGCACCGTCGACTTCGACATCGTCGAGATGGGCGCACCATTTGAAGGCGACACGGCGGGCAAGGGCTTGCTTGATGAAATGCCCGGTTGGGTCAAAGAGCAGATCGAGGCTGATGACCTCGTCGATTATCTGAAGGAGCCCGTCGGAACCTGGGATGGCAAGACCTACCGGATCACAATCGATGGCGACTGCCACACCTTTGCATACCGGACCGACTACTTCGGCGATGGTGGCATCGGCGGGGCCGAGGTGCCGCGCACGTGGCAGCAGATCAATCAGGTGACCAAGGATCTTGTCGGCAAGGAAGACCCGCTGACCGGTCTCCCGGCGCACGGCTACCTCGACCCGCTCAAGGGCTGGGGCGGCTTCGGGATGTACTTTATCCTCAACCGTGCCGCTGCATACGCCAAGCATCCTGACGATCCGGCCTGGCTTTTCGATCCCGACACCATGAAGCCGCGCGTCAACAACCCGGGCTTCGTGCAGGCGATCCAGGACGTGCTCGACCTGATCGCGGCCGACGCTTATCCGACGGACCAGATCAACGCGGACCCCGGAACAACGGCGTTCCAACAGTTTCTTGCAGGCACCGGCTCTATGCTGATGTGGTGGGGCGACGTGGGATCGTCGGCGCGGACCTCCGATACTTCGGTCGTCGGCGACGTTGTCGGCTTCGGCATCAACCCGGCCTCCGAGCGACGCTACAACGCAGCGGCAGACGCATGGGAAGAGGAGATGAATGAAGCGCCGCAGATGGCCTATATCGGCTGGGGCATCTACGTCACCAACCGCGTCTCGGGTGACGAGAAGAAGCGCAAGGCGGCATGGTCGGCAGCGGCCCACCTCGGCGGCAAGGACCTGTCGCTCTGGACCTCAGCCTACCCGTCGGGTTTCCAGCCCTACCGGAACTCGCACTTCCAGTTCGAGGAGTGGGAAGCGGCGGGCTATGACCGCGCCTATGTCGAAGACTATCTCGGTTCCAACGCGGACAGCTACAACCATCCGAATGCCGCCATCGAACCGCGTATTCCGGGCATTTTCCAATATTACTCGGTCGCCGAGGACGAACTGGCCAAGGGCTTCGCGGGCCAATACGGCTCCGCGCAGGAGACGGCAGACGCCATCGCCGCGGCCTGGGAGGAAATCACCGACCAGATCGGCCGCGACAGCCAGATCGCGCTCTATAAAGCGTCTCTGGGGATCTAA
- a CDS encoding methyltransferase domain-containing protein, which yields MAHFDTVSQYDDAATWWQATTERLVVPSVESALVDIGTDSGDRADAYCAVYGPAKSLAFVDSTPTMPDVAARTPETAGAGHVCTVQASFSDIPSDAACLTVRCAHDIEHLDDPQSAISNPACLIAPRGRLLLFISRRHWCQWFVRIRWRHCWYVKAAVRHMAEAAGRSCDAVMIAASGSMSRTTPACLPRPNA from the coding sequence ATGGCGCATTTCGACACCGTCTCGCAATACGATGACGCGGCCACATGGTGGCAGGCGACAACGGAGCGTTTGGTGGTGCCGTCGGTCGAAAGCGCTCTCGTCGATATCGGCACAGACAGCGGCGATCGCGCCGACGCGTACTGCGCTGTTTATGGCCCAGCAAAGAGCCTCGCATTCGTCGATTCCACCCCGACAATGCCGGACGTTGCAGCGCGTACACCTGAAACGGCGGGCGCTGGACATGTTTGCACCGTTCAGGCCTCGTTCAGCGACATACCAAGCGACGCCGCCTGTTTGACGGTTCGTTGCGCGCACGACATCGAGCATCTCGATGATCCGCAATCTGCAATATCCAATCCTGCATGTCTGATCGCTCCTCGCGGGCGGCTCTTGCTGTTCATCAGCCGCCGTCACTGGTGCCAATGGTTTGTCCGGATCCGCTGGCGACACTGTTGGTACGTGAAGGCGGCGGTTCGGCACATGGCGGAGGCAGCGGGTCGGTCGTGCGACGCGGTGATGATTGCGGCCTCTGGTTCAATGAGCCGTACAACGCCCGCCTGTCTTCCACGGCCAAATGCATGA
- a CDS encoding sugar ABC transporter permease — MSEGEYLHVVTRDDISDTRRRFGRGIAWATGALTLVVAVLQTLDQYGTLDLGLTNWRPTLYAYCTWIVAFCWAQVLIHGEQGKRRLFVVPAAIFVVSMVVFPLIFALGIAFSDWNLSSPDGRTFNGFDNVRQMWGDPFYWNAMTNMVWYCLAIIVEYAIAFGLALLLNAQIRGRKFFRVAFLLPLMLSPVAVSWMIGKSMLEIRFGPVSRLLRDLGWDSPSFFGSPEVARFWIMAMDAWTFIPFMMIMILAGLQAIPRELHEAAEVDGASPWRRFWEVTFPLMLPVSITAILIRIIFKLKLADIIINVTSGGPGGATDSVTSFIFREYRDRSNVGYGTLLAIVYLVIIVIAMTIVMKLADRWMRPRY, encoded by the coding sequence ATGAGTGAGGGCGAGTATCTTCACGTTGTTACCCGCGACGACATCTCCGACACGCGGCGGCGGTTCGGGCGCGGGATAGCCTGGGCGACCGGGGCGCTGACGCTTGTCGTCGCTGTTCTGCAAACCCTTGACCAGTACGGCACCCTCGACCTCGGCCTTACCAACTGGCGCCCCACGCTTTACGCCTATTGCACATGGATCGTCGCCTTTTGCTGGGCGCAGGTTCTGATCCACGGCGAACAGGGCAAGCGGCGCCTATTTGTTGTGCCCGCTGCGATCTTTGTCGTTTCGATGGTTGTTTTCCCGCTTATCTTTGCGCTTGGCATCGCGTTTTCAGACTGGAACCTCTCAAGCCCGGACGGACGCACGTTCAACGGCTTCGACAACGTGCGGCAAATGTGGGGGGATCCGTTCTACTGGAACGCTATGACAAATATGGTCTGGTACTGCCTGGCGATCATCGTCGAATACGCCATCGCTTTCGGACTCGCGCTGCTGCTGAACGCGCAGATCCGGGGGCGCAAGTTCTTTCGCGTCGCGTTCCTGCTTCCGCTGATGCTCAGCCCCGTCGCAGTAAGCTGGATGATCGGCAAATCAATGCTTGAGATCCGCTTTGGCCCTGTTTCGCGTCTTCTGCGTGACCTTGGCTGGGACAGCCCTTCGTTCTTCGGATCACCCGAAGTGGCACGGTTCTGGATCATGGCGATGGACGCCTGGACGTTCATCCCCTTCATGATGATCATGATCCTCGCCGGGCTGCAGGCTATTCCGCGCGAACTGCACGAAGCCGCAGAGGTAGACGGGGCATCGCCCTGGCGCCGATTCTGGGAAGTGACGTTTCCCTTGATGCTGCCGGTATCAATCACCGCGATCCTGATCCGCATCATCTTCAAGCTGAAGCTGGCGGACATCATCATCAACGTGACTTCGGGCGGACCCGGCGGCGCGACCGATAGTGTGACGTCATTCATCTTCCGCGAGTACCGCGACCGGTCCAACGTGGGCTACGGAACGCTTCTGGCCATCGTCTACCTCGTCATCATCGTGATCGCGATGACCATCGTCATGAAACTCGCCGACCGCTGGATGAGGCCAAGATATTGA
- a CDS encoding carbohydrate ABC transporter permease has product MTDATNTQIFHDSDADKGFRAGWWTSRVLIYGILILWAIICLFPIYWTITTSFKAAPDVMKGNLVPWVDYDPKWLGFRSLGLSPETIGNESTVREEFLKRFWNSTIVAVCSSLLALILGSMAAYGLSRFSYKFGFMRNGDILFFFLSQLILPPVVLALPFLVLYKEVALLDTRIGLILLYTLTVLPIVIWIMRDQFGSIPAELEEAALVDGLSVWGAFLTIVMPIALPGMVAAFILSLVLTWNEYFFAALLTSTHANTLPVMVASQTGSQGISWWSMAALSFMAILPLIVIGVLLERFIIKGMAAGAVK; this is encoded by the coding sequence TTGACCGACGCGACCAACACCCAGATTTTCCACGACAGCGATGCGGACAAGGGCTTCCGCGCCGGATGGTGGACCAGCCGAGTTTTGATCTACGGCATTCTGATCCTCTGGGCGATCATTTGCCTTTTCCCGATCTACTGGACCATTACCACCAGCTTCAAGGCCGCCCCGGACGTCATGAAGGGCAACCTCGTCCCTTGGGTCGACTATGACCCGAAATGGCTCGGTTTTCGCTCCCTTGGCCTCTCGCCCGAGACGATCGGCAACGAGTCGACCGTGCGAGAGGAGTTCCTGAAACGATTCTGGAATTCGACCATCGTCGCCGTCTGCTCGTCCCTTCTGGCACTGATCCTTGGCAGTATGGCGGCCTATGGCCTCAGCCGGTTCAGTTACAAGTTCGGCTTCATGAGGAACGGCGACATCCTGTTCTTCTTTCTCAGCCAGCTCATCCTGCCGCCGGTCGTCCTCGCCCTGCCGTTTCTCGTGCTTTACAAGGAAGTCGCGCTGCTTGACACGCGGATCGGGCTTATCCTGCTCTACACGCTGACCGTCCTGCCGATCGTTATCTGGATCATGCGGGACCAGTTCGGCTCGATCCCGGCGGAATTGGAAGAGGCCGCACTGGTCGATGGTTTGTCTGTCTGGGGCGCGTTCCTGACCATCGTGATGCCCATCGCATTACCGGGTATGGTGGCGGCGTTTATTCTGAGCCTCGTGTTGACGTGGAACGAATACTTCTTCGCTGCGCTCCTGACGTCGACACATGCCAACACGCTGCCCGTCATGGTCGCCAGTCAAACCGGCTCGCAAGGCATTTCGTGGTGGTCGATGGCCGCCCTGTCGTTCATGGCGATCCTGCCGCTGATCGTCATCGGTGTTTTGCTGGAACGTTTCATCATCAAGGGTATGGCCGCGGGCGCGGTGAAGTAA
- a CDS encoding FGGY-family carbohydrate kinase: MTYTLGVDIGTYSSKGVIVDEAGAILAEARRPHEMLVPRPGWAEHRPEEDWWGDFVHITRALLDQSRVSSDDIAAVAVSAIGPCMLPVDSSGDPLMNGVLYGVDTRASTEIDDLNARIGQDVILDRCGNALTSQSVGPKILWLKRNRPEIFEKTEKVLTSTSFIVHRLTGEFVIDHYTAAGFSPLYDVAQCDWTDALADDIVSLDALPRLLWSTEIAGNITASAAKTTGLAEGTPVTTGTIDAAAEAVSVGVRAAGDMMLMMGSTIFIIQVTEQRVRDPRLWYAPWLTPGSHASMAGAATSGTLTHWFRDRFAQELPAATAFATLAEEAEATPRGANGLLFLPYFSGERTPIHDPLAKGALFGMNLTHGRGDVYRAVLEGIAMGTAHVIDTFRDVGAAPTRVLAVGGGTQNTVWLQATSDLSGLTQIVSDKTIGASYGDAFLAAQAVGLVAPDDIAAWNPASRGIAPEKHDAYARQYPLFLKLYEQTKEIAHALG, from the coding sequence ATGACTTACACGCTCGGCGTCGATATCGGCACCTATTCGTCCAAGGGCGTGATCGTCGACGAGGCGGGCGCGATCCTGGCTGAGGCGCGACGCCCCCATGAAATGCTGGTGCCGCGCCCCGGCTGGGCAGAGCATCGCCCGGAAGAGGACTGGTGGGGCGATTTCGTGCACATAACGCGCGCTTTGTTGGATCAGTCCCGCGTTTCGTCGGACGATATCGCGGCTGTCGCCGTCAGCGCCATTGGCCCTTGTATGCTCCCGGTGGATTCCTCTGGCGATCCGCTGATGAACGGGGTACTTTACGGCGTTGATACGCGGGCGAGTACTGAAATCGATGATCTGAACGCGCGAATTGGCCAGGATGTGATCCTGGATCGGTGCGGCAACGCTTTGACGTCTCAATCGGTCGGGCCGAAAATCCTGTGGCTCAAGCGGAACCGCCCGGAGATTTTCGAGAAGACGGAGAAGGTTCTGACGTCGACGTCTTTCATCGTGCATCGCTTGACGGGTGAGTTTGTCATCGATCACTACACGGCGGCCGGTTTCTCGCCGCTTTACGACGTCGCGCAGTGCGATTGGACGGACGCATTGGCGGATGACATCGTGTCGCTCGATGCGCTGCCACGGCTGCTGTGGTCTACGGAAATCGCGGGCAACATCACTGCAAGCGCTGCGAAAACAACCGGTTTGGCCGAAGGCACGCCTGTTACGACCGGAACGATTGACGCAGCTGCCGAAGCCGTCAGCGTCGGAGTGCGTGCGGCCGGAGACATGATGCTGATGATGGGATCCACGATCTTCATCATTCAGGTCACAGAGCAGCGTGTTCGCGACCCGAGGCTCTGGTACGCTCCATGGCTCACCCCGGGGAGCCATGCCTCGATGGCAGGTGCGGCCACGTCGGGGACGCTGACGCATTGGTTCCGGGATCGATTTGCGCAAGAGCTGCCCGCCGCGACGGCCTTTGCGACGCTGGCGGAGGAGGCCGAGGCCACGCCGCGCGGCGCCAACGGGCTGCTGTTTCTGCCGTATTTCTCGGGCGAACGGACACCAATCCACGATCCCCTCGCCAAAGGCGCGCTGTTCGGGATGAACCTGACGCATGGACGAGGCGATGTGTATCGCGCGGTTCTCGAAGGGATCGCAATGGGTACGGCGCATGTCATCGATACGTTTCGCGACGTCGGCGCCGCGCCCACCCGCGTACTGGCCGTTGGCGGTGGGACGCAGAACACCGTTTGGCTGCAGGCGACATCGGACCTCAGCGGTTTGACGCAGATCGTCAGCGACAAGACCATCGGGGCGTCCTACGGGGACGCCTTCCTCGCCGCGCAGGCAGTGGGACTTGTCGCCCCAGACGATATCGCGGCATGGAACCCAGCGAGCCGCGGCATCGCTCCGGAGAAACACGATGCTTACGCAAGGCAATATCCACTGTTTCTGAAACTCTATGAGCAAACAAAGGAGATCGCCCACGCGCTAGGGTGA
- a CDS encoding M42 family metallopeptidase, with protein MRDLLERLLAVPGLSGHEDRIRRVIAAELEDIGCTHETDRLGNLWTTFRGDGPSVMLFTHMDQLGFVVRKIDADGFLRLSRLGGVPERALASQEVEVSTRHGDLPGIIANKSHHATTPDEKYTVIPVGDLYVDCGFESAAEAEAAGIRIGSPVVYAPGSRALGENRITAPALDDRAGCAVLIEVARALTERAGGPTVHLAFTTQEEFNLRGALPLAERLKPDMAIQIDLMLATDTPDMGDAGEMRLGGGPGISLYSFHGRGTLNGVIPHPAMVRLFEEAADAAGIPLQRSAQTGVLTDLSYVQLVGGGVAAIDVGFPLRYSHASREIVDFRDLDALRDLLVAALCRVGPDFDLSRDGAVA; from the coding sequence ATGAGGGATCTTCTGGAACGACTACTTGCGGTCCCGGGGCTGTCTGGGCACGAAGACCGCATTCGCCGCGTGATCGCCGCTGAACTGGAGGACATCGGCTGCACGCACGAGACGGATCGGCTGGGAAATCTCTGGACAACGTTCAGGGGCGACGGCCCGTCGGTCATGCTGTTCACGCACATGGACCAACTGGGGTTCGTGGTGCGCAAGATCGATGCCGACGGGTTTCTCCGCCTGTCTCGGCTTGGCGGCGTCCCCGAGCGCGCGCTGGCCAGCCAGGAGGTTGAAGTTTCGACAAGGCACGGCGATCTGCCCGGAATCATTGCCAACAAGAGCCACCATGCGACGACGCCGGATGAGAAATACACGGTCATTCCCGTGGGGGATCTCTATGTTGATTGTGGGTTCGAGAGCGCTGCCGAAGCAGAGGCGGCGGGCATTCGTATCGGATCCCCAGTCGTTTACGCGCCGGGGAGCCGTGCACTGGGTGAAAATCGGATCACGGCGCCCGCATTAGACGACCGTGCGGGCTGCGCGGTGTTGATCGAGGTGGCGCGGGCGCTGACCGAACGCGCCGGCGGCCCAACGGTACATCTGGCGTTCACGACCCAGGAGGAGTTCAATTTGAGGGGGGCGTTGCCATTGGCGGAGCGGCTCAAGCCGGACATGGCAATCCAGATCGACTTGATGCTGGCAACGGATACGCCTGATATGGGCGATGCCGGGGAGATGCGGCTCGGCGGCGGGCCGGGGATTTCTCTCTATTCGTTTCATGGACGCGGGACACTCAATGGCGTCATCCCGCATCCGGCGATGGTGCGGCTGTTCGAGGAGGCGGCGGACGCTGCGGGTATCCCCCTTCAAAGGAGCGCACAGACGGGTGTGTTGACCGATCTGTCATATGTCCAACTTGTCGGCGGCGGCGTGGCGGCGATCGATGTCGGTTTCCCGTTGCGGTACTCACATGCGTCGCGCGAAATTGTGGATTTCCGCGATCTCGATGCGCTCCGCGATCTGCTGGTCGCCGCGCTGTGTCGCGTTGGGCCGGATTTCGACCTGAGCCGGGATGGTGCCGTGGCATGA
- a CDS encoding BtpA/SgcQ family protein, producing MTNFGRVFGTPKPVIAMVHLGALPGAPLFDADAGLDGIIEAARADLAALQAAGVDAVMFGNENDRPYEFDVDRASLATMAFVIGKLRDEITVPFGVNVLWDPTSTIALAAATGAAFCREIFTGTYASDMGPWTPDAGAAMRYRARLGRSDCLMLYNVSAEFADSVDKRSLADRARSAVFSSIPDAVLVSGAITGEAARMEDLEAVKAVLPDTPVLANTGVKHETVADVFAIADGCIVGSSLKVDGNTWKAVDPERATDFMDRARAAR from the coding sequence ATGACCAATTTCGGACGCGTCTTTGGCACGCCGAAACCGGTGATCGCCATGGTCCATCTCGGTGCGCTGCCGGGTGCGCCTCTGTTCGACGCGGATGCGGGGCTGGACGGCATTATCGAGGCGGCTCGGGCCGACCTGGCAGCACTTCAGGCGGCAGGTGTCGATGCGGTGATGTTCGGTAATGAGAATGACCGGCCCTATGAATTCGACGTGGACCGCGCGTCGCTCGCGACCATGGCCTTTGTCATCGGCAAGCTGCGGGATGAGATCACGGTCCCGTTTGGCGTCAACGTTCTCTGGGACCCGACCTCGACCATCGCGCTCGCCGCTGCAACCGGCGCAGCCTTTTGCCGAGAGATTTTCACAGGTACGTACGCGTCGGACATGGGGCCGTGGACGCCAGATGCGGGCGCGGCCATGCGCTACCGCGCGCGTCTCGGCCGATCCGACTGCCTCATGCTTTACAATGTTTCCGCCGAGTTCGCAGACAGCGTGGACAAACGATCACTCGCCGACCGGGCGCGCAGCGCCGTGTTTTCGTCGATCCCGGACGCCGTTCTCGTCTCGGGCGCGATCACAGGCGAGGCAGCGCGGATGGAAGATCTCGAAGCGGTGAAAGCTGTGCTGCCGGATACGCCCGTTCTCGCCAACACGGGCGTAAAGCACGAAACGGTCGCGGACGTCTTTGCGATTGCCGATGGCTGCATCGTCGGGTCGTCACTCAAAGTGGACGGAAATACCTGGAAGGCCGTGGACCCAGAGCGTGCGACGGATTTCATGGACCGCGCGAGGGCAGCGCGATGA
- a CDS encoding aldo/keto reductase, which translates to MQRTRRWDRHGSGGLTFTELGLGTAPLGNLYRAISDEAADAVFDAAWDAGVRYFDTAPLYGLGLAETRLNRFLRGKQRDEYVLSTKIGRLLKAATEETRDGHGKWFDVPARNEVYDYGYDATLRSVEYSLERLGVDRIDILFAHDLDVFNHGSQAVLDTKLNELMEGGYKALLKLREEGTISAFGAGVNEWQPCQWLTERGDFDIFLLAGRYTLLEQEALASFLPLCVERDIGIVIGGPYNSGILATGARKGAFYNYDPAPQNILDRVARIEAVCNRHGVRLVDAAFQFPLRHPAVVSVIPGGQGLDEMQSNIRAADATIPDAFWSDLKANGLLRDDAPA; encoded by the coding sequence ATGCAACGCACGCGACGCTGGGACAGGCACGGTTCGGGCGGCCTGACCTTCACGGAACTGGGCCTCGGAACGGCTCCGCTTGGCAACCTCTACCGCGCGATCAGCGACGAAGCCGCCGACGCAGTCTTCGATGCGGCCTGGGACGCCGGCGTGCGCTACTTCGATACCGCACCGCTCTACGGCCTCGGCCTTGCCGAGACTCGCCTCAACCGCTTCCTGCGAGGCAAGCAGCGTGACGAGTACGTGCTATCAACCAAAATCGGACGCCTGCTCAAAGCCGCGACCGAAGAGACGCGCGATGGACATGGTAAGTGGTTCGATGTGCCTGCGCGGAACGAGGTCTACGACTACGGCTACGACGCAACACTTCGTTCGGTCGAGTATTCGCTTGAGCGGCTCGGGGTCGACCGCATCGACATTCTCTTTGCGCATGATCTCGATGTCTTCAATCACGGAAGCCAAGCGGTGCTCGACACCAAGTTGAACGAGTTGATGGAAGGCGGCTACAAGGCACTGCTCAAACTGCGCGAAGAGGGGACGATTTCCGCTTTCGGCGCGGGCGTGAATGAATGGCAGCCGTGCCAATGGCTGACCGAACGCGGCGATTTCGACATCTTCCTGCTCGCGGGTCGATACACGCTTCTTGAACAGGAGGCATTGGCGAGCTTCCTGCCGCTGTGCGTTGAGCGGGACATCGGGATCGTAATTGGCGGGCCGTACAACTCGGGCATTCTGGCGACGGGTGCGCGCAAGGGCGCATTTTACAACTACGACCCGGCGCCTCAGAACATCCTTGATCGCGTCGCCCGGATCGAAGCCGTCTGCAACCGCCACGGCGTGCGCCTGGTGGACGCCGCGTTCCAATTTCCGCTTCGCCATCCCGCAGTCGTTTCGGTCATTCCGGGCGGACAGGGACTCGACGAAATGCAGTCGAACATCCGCGCCGCCGACGCGACAATTCCGGATGCCTTCTGGTCAGACCTCAAGGCGAACGGACTATTGCGAGATGATGCGCCGGCATGA